TTCATCAGTTAGTCCTCCATGTATCGCAATCCTTAATGAAGGGATCTGATGCTCAAGGGACAATACAGCTTCTACACCATAAATGAGAGAATAAGGGGTTGCTTGTGTAAGTGTTCGATATGTTGTTTGATATGCCCAAAGTGCTTCTCCTACTCGTTCATGCCAATCCCTTTTTGACTTATCaacaattttcttcaataagTTGCAAAGGGTCTTGTTGAATGCCTTTACGAGACCATTGGTCGGTGCATTGTACATTGATGAATTGTGTTGTTTGAAATCGAACCTCTCATAGAGATTACTTATCAATTTGTTATAGAAGGGTTTCCCATTGTCAGTGATTATGTATCTTGGCACCCCATACCGATAAATAATATTACTTCGAATGAAGTTCActacattttctttcttcacttCTTTAAGTGGCACAACTTCCGcccatttagaaaaataatctaTTACTGCTAATATGTAAGCATGCCCAGCAGAGAATTTAGGAGTAATGGGTTCGACCACGTCAAGCCCCCATGCATGAAATGGCCATGACGCAATCGTAGGATGGAGTGGTTCAGGGAGTTGGTGTATAAAATTTGAGTGAAATTGACACGATTGACACTTCTTTGCATATTCCATACAATCCTTAACCATAGTTGGCCAATATTATCCCATCCTTTTGATTCGAAAATAAAGCTTTGGCCTTGACTGGTGAGCCCCACAGATCCCAGAATGAGCTTCTTCAATTGCTTGGTTTGCCTCTTCTCCTCTTAGGCATCGAAAAAATGCTTCATCGAATGAGCGTCGATAAAGTGTTTCTTTGTAGTAAATGAAGCGTGGAGCTCGACATCATATTTCTATTCGATGTCTTAGTTCATCAGGTGACTTCTCATGCTTTAAGTAGTCAATTAATGGTTGTCGCCAATCTTCGCTGTCAATAGTGAATACTAATGTAGCGTTTACTTCTTCTTGTTGTAATATTGGCAATGGTAGTAGTACCCACTTATGGTAAAAAGGGACATGTACATTCTCATCCTTAAGCAGTGTCAAACTTGTAGCTAGATTAGCTAGAGCAttttccatttgtttttttttttttgtgggatATTAACTAAAGAGATTCACTCAAACTTTTTCATCAATTGGGTGGCATAGTGGAAGTAAAGAACTAAGTCATCACTTTTAACCTCATACAAGCTAATAGTTGATTGATTACCAACTTAGAATCCTCACATATCTCTAAGcttgtgattttcatttcaATCGCCATTTGTAGACCGATAATTAAGGCTTGGTATTCAGCGACGTTGTTGAAACATCTCTCACTAAGAACAAATGAATACGGTAGTATCTGTCTTTGTGGTGAGACAAATACAACACATGCACCTGTTCCATCATAGCATGCTGACCCATCGAAGAACATCATCCACGAAGGAAAAATGTCAACATAAAAGATCTCCTCATTAGGGAAGTCATCTGAAATTTCCCATGTTGTAAGGATAGGATGATCTGCCAAGAAGTCTCCAAGTGCTTGTCCTTTGATTGCCTTTTAAAGGATGTAGATTATTTCATACTCAGTGAGCAACAACCCCCATCTTGCTAATCGTCCTAAAAGAACTTGCTTTGATAGCATATACTGTGTATGCCTGCATGTAATGTCTTAGCTTCTTTGCCGAGAAGATTAAAGCAAGACAAGTTTTCTCTATTGGGGAGTAATTTAGTTCCGGTCCCGTTAGAGTTTGACTTAGGTAATACAATGTTATTTCTTTGTTCTCCTCATTTTCTTATGCAAGTAATGCTCCAAGAGAGCATTCTTGTGCGGCGATGTAGAGTATCAATGGCTTTCTTGCCATAGGAGCACCTAAGATTGGTGGATTAGccgaatatttttttatgttctcAAAGGCATTATGATAAGCTTCGTCCCAAACAAATGAGACATCTTTTTTCATAAGTCGGTTGAAGGATTGACATTGTCCCACAAGGTTTGAAATAAACCGTCGAATGAAAGTAAGACGTCCTTAAAGACTTCTAAGTTCTTGAAGATTCCTCGGCTTTGGCATATCTCGAATGGCTATTATCTTAAATTGATCCACTTTCAATGTCTCGATGTCGAATCAATAAACCCTAGAAACCTACTAGAAGTAACACCAAAAGCACATTTAAGCGGGTTCATCTTGAGCTAGTACATTCTTAACCTGTCAAACACCATACGGAGATCTCGCAGGTGGTCTTCTCTCTTCCTAGACTTTACAACCAGGTCATCAACATAGCACTCGACATTCTTATGGAGCATGTCATCAAAGATATTCTGCATAGCACGTTGATATGTTGCACCTGCATTCTTTAGTCCAAAAGATATCACTTTGTAACAGTAAATACCCTTTAGGGTACGAAATGCAGTAAGCTTTTCATCCATTGGCACCATTCGTATTTGATTATACCTCGATGATCCATACATGAAAGATAAAGCTTCATGACCAGTAGTTGCATCAACCATAAGCTCGATGATTGGTAATGAGAAGTCATCTTTTGGGCAAACATTATTTAAATCTCTGAAATCCACACAAACACGGATTtgttcattctttttcttaactGGAACGATGTTTGCAAATCCATGTCAGGTACTTTACCTCCTTAATGAAACCAGCTTCAATCAATTTGTCAATTTCGGTTTCTATTTGCGAAACAAGTTCTGGTTGAAATCGTTTTTGGGCTTACTTAATAAGTCGAACACCATGCTTCACCATGAGTTGATGTACTTCAACTTTTGGATCAAGACCTGACATTTCTTTGTAcgaccatgcaaagacatcttTATAATCAAGTAACAACTCAAAATAACTTTTCTCTTCAGAAGGACTTAGAAGCATACTTACATAGATTGGCCTTGGGTTTTCATTTGTTCCTAAATTGAGCTATTTTAACTCATCTACAGTGGCTTGCCCCCAGTCCTCAAATACTTGAGGAGCTTCCCTTGGTTCATCTTCTGAAAATTCTGAATTAGAGTCAACTTGCACTGTAATATGGTAGCTAGTGTGCGTCGAAATTCCTTCAACATCTTTAGTGCATCCCTTGTCCGACAGTTTGGTAATCACAATGATAcgtcattttaattttaacgaACCATTAGTACGAATTTCCCAAGTTGAATAGTGCTTCATTCTTGATGGGATTAAACTTCTTTTCTTTGCATCCTCCTTTAGTTCAATACACCGTTTCTTATTGGGATTTCGTTGCCATGACTTTCGAGGTAGAGTCTCAATCCTTTGTTGTATTGACCTTTGTGGAATATGTGCTAAATTCTGTTCTACTTGGTTAAAATCGCTCAACCTAGTGAACACTGAAGCTCATGTAATTGGAGCTTCAATCCGATCAAATACTGAAATTCAAGGTGGAAAATTTGACCCACTACTCTCTTCCATGTCTTCTACAATGATATGTTGTGTACTTGTCTTAGTCTTCTTAGTCTTAGCTAAAATTTTGATAGGCTCAAAAGGTACAAACCCTAAACCTGCCTGAGAAGGTTTGACTGCATACTCTTGTTGTTTCAACTTCTTTTAAGTTTCGTTAAGGTCATGCATCTTTTCACCTGTAGTCTCGAGGCTAAGTTCTTCTTATCGTGATGACGGAGTGAAGTCATACCCTGCCTTGGCTAATAACTTGTAAGCCTTAAGGTTGAACTCCTCATCTATTATTTTACCATGAATGAATTCTTGCTTTGTTTGATCTTTTGAGGATTTGACGAATTTTTGTGTCTCATCCCTAGAGATAAGTTATAAGTTTGGAAGGGGAATGGTTGCATCTTCTTTCAAGACTTGAAGGTCCCCATTTTCCAATATTCGAGGTTGTACTTCACTTTTGTCTTCTATGAAAGGTGGCTGACCCTCACTTCGTCGAGATCTTAGGATATACCTAAAAACTGGGGAAATAGTGACAATCGTTGAGTCCAATGtcgatttttttttaggatttctctttttcttcaattcGAGTCATCAATGGTTGTGAAATTTCCTCTATTAATGTCAACTTACACTGCTAAACTTTTCTCTCAAATTTAGTCTTCCTAGTTGAGGGAATGATCGCAGGAAGGACTTCCTCCATAGCATCATTTTCAATGTAAAATTTAGCGTCAACAAAATAAGACTCAACTTCTGTAAATGGCTTAGCATCAGTCTCTACTTTCTTTACCCCCCCTTTATAGAATTTGAAACATTGGTGTAGTGTTGAAGGAATTGCCCCATTCTCATGAAGCCATGGTCGCCCAAGTAATACGTTGTAAGATGTTTTTGCATCAATTACATAAAACAATGTGTTTGAACTCAATTCACCTGTAACAAGCCTTAGGCGGATCATACCAATAGCTTGTTGTCCTCCTTGATTAAAGCCCTGGATCATTAGGCGACTGCGAGTTAGTTCTTTCGTAGTAATCTCGAGTCGTTTCATTGTTGTTTTGGGCATGATATTTACTGCAGACCCTCCATCAATTAAGATATGAGTGATATTTTATTCTCGTATGTACCTGGTAACAAACAAATGTCGATTATGTGGTTTTGACTCTAACTGAAGGTCTTCATCGGTAAAGGTGATGACTACACAACATTTGGCACAATTGTGGCTTTCATCCTCGAGTACTTTTGCCCCCTTCATTTTGGTGGCATAGAGTGTTGGATTCTTAAGTACTTGAATCAACATATTTCACATCTCATTAGGAAGTTGTAGCATTTCGTGGCTACTAAATAGTGAGGGTAGGTATTGTAAGCTTGTTACTACCCCCTCTTATTCCTTAGTTTTTCTTGACTCAACACTAATAATGCTTTCCTCATCTTCACTTAACCCCTCTTCTTTTGAAGTCTCATTGCAAGACACCATATGAATTGATATTGTCACTCTTTTATCAAAGAACCCTAAGGGGAATTATTCCCCTAGGGTGATAGGGGTGATGGGTTTC
This region of Vitis vinifera cultivar Pinot Noir 40024 chromosome 5, ASM3070453v1 genomic DNA includes:
- the LOC100853493 gene encoding uncharacterized protein LOC100853493 — protein: MVKDCMEYAKKCQSCQFHSNFIHQLPEPLHPTIASWPFHAWGLDVVEPITPKFSAGHAYILAVIDYFSKWAEVVPLKEVKKENVVNFIRSNIIYRYGVPRYIITDNGKPFYNKLISNLYERFDFKQHNSSMYNAPTNGLVKAFNKTLCNLLKKIVDKSKRDWHERVGEALWAYQTTYRTLTQATPYSLIYGVEAVLSLEHQIPSLRIAIHGGLTDEDNAKLCLQELETLDEK